A section of the Enterobacter sp. C2 genome encodes:
- the malT gene encoding HTH-type transcriptional regulator MalT, with the protein MLIPSKLSRPVRLDHTVVRERLLAKLSGANNFRLALVTSPAGYGKTTLISQWAASQADLGWFSLDEGDNQPERFASYLIAAVQQATGGHCVSSEAMAQKRQYASLPSLFSQLFIELAEWQRPLYIVIDDYHLVTNPVIHDAMRFFLRHQPENLTLVVLSRNLPQLGIANLRVRDQLLEVSSQQLAFTHQEAKQFFDCRLNAPIEAAESSRLCDDVAGWATALQLIALSARQNNSSTQHSARRLAGINASHLSDYLVDEVLDNIDSTTRQFLLKSSLLRSMNDALIVRVTGEENGQMRLEEIERQGLFLQRMDDSGEWFSYHPLFGSFLRQRCQWELATELPDIHRAAAESWMAQGFPSEAIHHALAAGDGTMLRDILLHHAWGLFNHSELTLLEASLKALPWESLLENPRLVLLQAWLMQSQHRYSEVNTLLARAEQEMDMTADHALQGDFNALRAQVAINDGDPVEAERLAMIALEELPLANFYSRIVATSVHGEVLHCKGLLSHSLTLMQQTEQMARRHDVWHYALWSLIQQCEILFAQGFLQAAWECQEKAFTLIREQHLEQLPLHEFLLRIRAQLLWAWGRLDESEAAAREGMTVLSAYQPQQQLQCLALVVQNSLARGDLDNARSHLNRLENLLGNGQYHSDWVSNADKVRVIYWQMTGDKQAAAQWLRQTPKSEFANNHFHQSQWRNVARAQILLGDVASAEMVLEELNENARSLRLMSDLNRNLLLLNQLYWQAGRKNDAQRVLIEALTLANRTGFISHFVIEGEAMAQQLRQLIQLNALPELEGHRAQRILRDINQHHRHKYAHFDERFVERLLTHPEVPELIRTSPLTQREWQVLGLIYSGYSNEQIAGELAVAATTIKTHIRNLYQKLGVAHRQDAVQHAQQLLQMMGYGV; encoded by the coding sequence ATGTTGATTCCGTCCAAATTAAGTCGCCCGGTTCGTCTTGACCATACTGTGGTCCGCGAACGCCTGCTGGCTAAACTTTCCGGCGCGAACAATTTTCGTTTGGCTCTGGTTACCAGCCCGGCTGGCTACGGCAAAACGACGCTTATTTCACAGTGGGCTGCCAGTCAAGCCGATCTGGGCTGGTTCTCGCTCGATGAGGGGGATAACCAGCCGGAGCGATTCGCCAGCTATCTTATCGCCGCCGTGCAGCAGGCGACCGGCGGACACTGCGTCTCCAGCGAGGCGATGGCGCAGAAGCGTCAGTACGCCAGCCTCCCCTCGCTCTTTTCACAGCTCTTTATTGAGCTGGCAGAGTGGCAGCGTCCGCTCTACATCGTTATCGATGACTATCATCTGGTGACCAACCCGGTGATCCACGACGCGATGCGTTTCTTCCTTCGTCATCAGCCGGAAAATCTGACCCTGGTGGTGCTGTCGCGCAACCTGCCGCAGTTGGGCATTGCCAATCTGCGCGTGCGCGATCAACTGCTGGAAGTCAGCAGCCAGCAGCTGGCCTTTACTCATCAGGAGGCAAAGCAGTTTTTTGATTGCCGCCTGAACGCCCCGATTGAAGCGGCGGAGAGCAGCCGCCTGTGCGACGACGTGGCCGGATGGGCCACCGCCCTGCAGCTGATTGCCCTCTCGGCCCGGCAGAATAACAGCTCAACCCAGCACTCTGCCCGCCGCCTGGCAGGGATTAACGCCAGCCATCTGTCGGACTATCTGGTCGATGAGGTGCTGGACAATATCGATTCCACTACCCGCCAGTTCCTGCTGAAAAGCTCCCTGCTGCGCTCGATGAACGATGCGCTGATCGTCCGCGTCACCGGCGAAGAGAACGGCCAGATGCGGCTGGAGGAGATCGAGCGCCAGGGGCTGTTTTTACAGCGTATGGATGACTCTGGCGAATGGTTTAGCTACCACCCGCTGTTCGGCAGCTTTTTACGCCAGCGCTGCCAGTGGGAGCTGGCCACCGAGCTGCCGGATATTCACCGCGCGGCGGCAGAGAGCTGGATGGCGCAGGGCTTCCCGAGCGAGGCCATCCACCATGCGTTAGCGGCGGGCGACGGCACGATGCTGCGCGATATTCTGCTGCATCACGCGTGGGGCCTGTTTAACCACAGCGAGCTGACCCTGCTGGAGGCGTCGTTAAAGGCGCTGCCGTGGGAGAGCCTGCTGGAGAACCCGCGTCTGGTGCTGCTGCAAGCCTGGCTGATGCAGAGCCAGCACCGCTATAGCGAAGTAAATACCCTGCTGGCCCGCGCCGAGCAGGAGATGGACATGACGGCGGATCACGCGCTGCAAGGCGACTTTAACGCACTGCGCGCCCAGGTGGCGATTAACGATGGCGATCCGGTGGAGGCCGAGCGGCTGGCGATGATCGCGCTTGAAGAGCTGCCGCTGGCTAACTTCTATAGCCGCATCGTGGCGACCTCGGTGCATGGCGAGGTGCTGCACTGCAAGGGGCTGCTCAGCCACTCTCTCACCCTGATGCAGCAAACAGAGCAGATGGCGCGCCGCCACGACGTCTGGCACTACGCGCTGTGGAGCCTGATCCAGCAGTGCGAGATCCTGTTTGCCCAGGGTTTCCTGCAGGCTGCCTGGGAGTGCCAGGAGAAGGCCTTCACGCTGATCCGCGAGCAGCACCTTGAGCAGCTGCCGCTGCACGAGTTTTTGCTGCGTATTCGCGCCCAGCTGCTGTGGGCATGGGGTCGTCTTGATGAATCCGAAGCGGCTGCCCGGGAAGGTATGACCGTGCTCTCTGCCTATCAGCCTCAGCAGCAGCTGCAATGTCTGGCCCTGGTAGTGCAAAACTCGCTGGCGCGTGGCGATCTCGATAACGCCCGCAGCCACCTTAACCGGCTGGAGAACCTGCTTGGTAACGGACAGTACCATAGCGATTGGGTGTCCAATGCTGACAAAGTGCGGGTGATCTACTGGCAGATGACCGGCGATAAGCAGGCTGCCGCCCAGTGGCTGCGTCAGACGCCGAAATCAGAGTTTGCCAATAACCACTTCCATCAGAGCCAGTGGCGCAACGTTGCCCGGGCGCAGATCCTATTGGGAGACGTGGCGTCGGCGGAGATGGTGCTGGAGGAGCTGAACGAGAACGCGCGCAGCCTGCGGCTGATGAGCGATCTGAACCGTAACCTGCTCCTGCTAAACCAGCTTTACTGGCAGGCCGGACGTAAGAACGATGCCCAGCGGGTGCTGATAGAGGCCCTGACGCTGGCAAACCGCACCGGCTTCATTAGCCACTTCGTGATTGAAGGCGAGGCGATGGCGCAGCAGCTGCGGCAGCTGATCCAGCTTAACGCCCTGCCAGAGCTAGAGGGCCACCGCGCCCAGCGCATTCTGCGGGACATCAACCAGCATCATCGCCACAAGTATGCCCATTTTGACGAGCGCTTTGTTGAACGTCTGCTGACCCACCCGGAGGTCCCGGAGCTGATCCGCACCAGCCCGCTAACCCAGCGGGAGTGGCAGGTGCTGGGGCTGATCTATTCCGGCTACAGTAACGAGCAGATCGCCGGCGAGCTGGCAGTCGCGGCGACCACCATCAAAACCCACATTCGTAACCTCTACCAGAAGCTGGGCGTCGCCCACCGTCAGGATGCGGTGCAGCACGCGCAGCAGCTATTGCAGATGATGGGCTACGGCGTCTGA